TTGGCTGACTCTTCCATTGCAATTGAGAAAGAGTGTTAGGATAAAGCATCTCCATCTCATCCCAAGTCTCCTTAATCTTAGAGTCCAACTTGTCGAAAGACTCACCAGTCAATTCAGCAACTTTCTCTAGCAAGCTCGAAGATTTTCCAGATCCCTTTTGCAAAGCATCCTTGAGAGTGTTCCAAGTAGAATCCAATTGAATTGGTCTCTGTTGCTGGTCCAAGCCCAAGCCCAAGCCCAAATCTCCAATGACAGAGGCAACGGTAGAAGATGCAACAAGAAGGGAAAGTAAAGCGGTAGAAGTAAGCTTCATTATTTtctaaagaaagataaaaCAGACAAAATAAACAAAAACAATAGTAGGCAATAAGGAAGAGTAAAATATGATATATCAATTGGAGGGGCGACTCCGATAAGGATAACAAATCTCCagtatttttcttctcttctcagTTTGCTTTTCTATCGTAAACGCACTGTACCGCTTTCGGAAATAATAGGTGCCGTTTGAAGTGATGAGAAATATAATAGTGGCATAATCACGTGATTAAAGTGGGGATGAAATACGGAATGAAATAGGTAAATATATTTCAAGGGAGTCAGTCTGTTTATTTCACTAGCGCGATCGCTACATGAGACTCTTGtatcctctttttttgaCAACAtcgtatatatatattgtactttgattcttcaatccAGTCACTCGTTATTTCTCCATATCCAATCCTTTCGTTATGGTTTGTTTTAAAAATAGTGTTTTCAAGTCGATTTGCGCTGCTCTTATGTTAGCAGCCACTACCGAGGCTATGATGCCTATCAAGATTGTTGGTAGTAGATTCATTAAGCCTTCGTATAACAAGACCGATGAAGGTGAAgtattcttcatcaaaggTGTCGATTATCAACCGGGTGGATCTTCCGCTTACACTCAGGATGGCAAGACAGACGTTTTGTCCGATGCAAATGTTTGTCTTAGAGATGCTTTTGCACTTCAGCAGTTGGGTGCAAATACAATTAGAATCTACACCATCAATCCCAGTATTAACCATGATAAGTGCATGTCAATATTTGATGCCGCTGGAATTTACGTGTTGGTGGATGTTAACTCTCCTTTCTACAACGAGTCATTAAACAGAGATGATCCTGATACCTCTTACAACTACTGGTACATTCAAAGGGTGTTCCAAGTGATTGATGCTTTCAAGGGATACTCTAATTTGTTGGGTTTCATCAGTGGTAATGAGGTTATCAATGATGAATCATCCGCTAAGACTGTTCCTCCTTACTTGCGAGCTGTTCAAAGGGACATGAAGCAGTACATCTCTAGCAACGCAAACAGAACCATTCCTGTCGGATattctgctgctgatgTTGTTTCTATGAGAGCCGCTACTTGGGAATACTTCAACTGTAATATCGACGGTGAAGACGACGACGATTCGAAGGCCGATTTCTTTGGTCTCAACTCGTACGAGTGGTGTTCTGGTACCTCCGACTGGAAATCAGCTGGTTACTCTGATGTAAACAGCACTTTCCAGGATGCTACCATTCCAGTTTTTTTCACTGAGTATGGTTGTAACAAGAATACACCAAGAACTTTTGATGAAGTCAGTGAAGGTGTCTTTGGAGGATTAGTCAACACTTTGAGTGGTGGCTTGATTTACGAGTATTCCGAAGAATCCTCCGATTATGGCTTGGTCGATATATCTTCGGGTGATTTGGAAATGGAGGACGACTTTGcaaatttgaaaagtcaGTACGCCAATTCATCCATCCCTGtgatctctttggatgagGTCGAAGAACCGGATGTCTTCAAATGTACCGCCAAAAACATCACATCTTTGTACTCTAAGTTTGATGCTGATTTCGATCTTCCAAGTCAACCTGGTGGAATTCCTAATCTCATTAAGTATGGTGTCAATAATACCAATATTGGTAAGATGGTTTCCCTCACTGATAGGGCTACCAACTATTCTATCTCTAacagtgatgatgatgagtaCTCCAATGTTTCTATCTCTATCGATTATCATTATACCATAAGCAACTTGGACACTTCTGCAACCGCTGGTTCTAGTTCTGGTTCCGCTGCAGCTACtaaaacttcttcatcctcttctaaAGGCGATGCCGTGGCTGTCGGTTCTCCTTCTTGCTTTGGTGCTCTTTTCGCTGCCGTTGGTTTCGGTGCTCTTGCCTTATTGTGATTGTTTGGaattgtttcttctttacattcttttttgtttttacTTTATGAACTTTCTTGATTACTTTAATCTAAtctgttctttctctgtttTTATTACTATGAAATGTATATAGTATTTGATTCGTCGATCGTCGTGATGCTCGCGTATTTTTCACGTTTTTTAGCCTTCTTGTAGTTTTGGCTACTCTCTGCTCCTTACTATTCCACCTCTTCAATCAAACATCATTATGACTAAGGCTACAGATACTGCATTGGCTTTCATTACAATCAGTTCCATATACATTGCCTTGTGGGTTGAAGCTATTCCGCTACCGGCTCTTTTGCACGATGAAATTCTCCCAGTGCTTCCATGGTGGGCCCTCGTCTCCTATGGATGTTACTGTTTGTACAGTCTAGGTTACGGTGTCTACGTACTTAATGATAGGGAAGATAAGTATCAGGAATTGTTGTCACAAATCTCGGAAGCAAAGGCGttcatgaagaagaatggtgTCGACGTTAAAGAGTGAATAATATAGAAGTGTATTGCGAATAATACTACTTACTGGTTTGCTGCATATAGACATCCGTGTAACCTTTAATATCCCTCTCTATGAGTTTATCAATCCTCCGTCTAAGTagtcttttttctttctccatttgcttcttcttctcaaactcTCGGAGAACCTGTAATCCAATCGGCATTTCGTATCTCACCTGCGTCTCTCCTTTCTTGGACCTTAACTCCATCGGAATATATTTTATATCTAGATTTCTAGGGGCTGGGTCGAATCCAAGGGGCCACTGCTCTTTAACGTCATCTCCTTGCTTTTCCAACGCTTGAACGGCCTGCAGCGTCTTGGTCTTCCAAAAATCCAAGTCCTCACTAAACAAGTCCCATACACAGTTCACGCATCCACTCATGCAGCAGCTGTCTGGCTCCACTGGTCTCTTGGGAACCTTCACCCCTGCTATAATTTTGTTTATGGCTCTGTAAGACACGTCTCTTCTCGAGGACTTGAGACTCTTATTATCAGAGCTGAACACCTGGTCATAAGTTGGTGGTTGTATTCCGTGAAGTGGGTCAAACAGCATTTTCCTCGGTTGCTCTCTGAACCTCCTCTGTCGAGCCAAAATGTTTTCATCCGCTTGACTCATCGAGTGTTTTGTGGACTCCATAGACAAGTCGTAAAAGCTGTATCCGGACATAAGTCTTCGCCCAAGTCGTGTATTTTGTACTGTAATCTTTCTCATTGCATTCTATTGCTCTTTAATAAAGATTCTGTCTCACTAAGCTTAGGTTTAAATAGTTTCCACAtactatatatatatatagttTTTGCCTGAAGATCATCTCCGATCCGGAAATGCCATGCCtaacctttttttttgcctGCCCCACTAAACCTGACATGTTTTCTATCACTATTTAATTTGCCTTTGCCTTTGCCTTTGCATTCTTCAGTTGACTTCTACTTAGGCATTCTTGACcaattttcattttctctgGATCAATAATACATTTCATCATGATCATTCGTTTCAGATCTAAAGACGGTGTGTTCAGAGTGAACGCAGAGGCTTCAACTCTTTTTGGGGATCTGCTGGCCCAGTTACTCTCTAAATCTCTCCCGGATGTTGATTTGAATACCGTTAAAGTATCGTCTGATTCAACAAATAGTGATCAGACATTGGCCAGCTCATATGAAAGGAAGACGGCCGCTGAATTGGGGCTAGAAAATGGCGCCATGTTATATTTGACGTATGCAAAGGGTGCGAGTGGAACTAATGGTTCTGCTGTCAGTatcaatggaaagagcGAGCCTGTTAAGGTTTCCTCGACTACTGTTGAGATAAAGTCAACAACTACATCTTCCGACCAACTATCTATTGATGATAAATTGGATAAAGATAAAGGATTAATtcagagaaagagatcTACCTTCTGTAGACACAACGAAAAGGGGATGTGCGAGTACTGTTCGCCTTTACCTCCCTGGGATAAATCATATCAGGAGGAGCATAGCATCAAACATGTTTCTTTCCATGCCCATGTGAATGAAGTCAATACTCAAGTAAACAAGACGGAATCCATCTCTTCGTACATTGCACCACTTCACCAATCGAATTTCAAAATCGATAGGCACTGCATAAATGGGCATAAGCCTTGGCCGAAGGGCATCTGTTCGAAATGTCAGCCTCCAGCAATCACTTTACAGACACAGAAATTTCGGATGGTCGATCATGTGGAGTTTCAGGATAGTGAGATAGTTAACGATTTCATTAACGCCTGGCGTCTTTCAGGATCCCAAAGAATCGGTTTAATGGTGGGGTCCTATGATAGATATACTGAAGTTCCGTTAGGAATTAAGGCCAAAGTTGAGGCCATCTATGAGTTGCCACAGTTAGATAGAGAAGACGGTCTAGTTTTACAGAAGTGggaggatgaagataaagttATTCAATTGGTACATGATATGGGATTGGTACCTGTTGGTATTATTTTTACCGATTTAATTGATGCTGGTAAAGGCGACGGTTCTGTTATTTGCAAAAGACATAaagattctttctttctatcaTCTTTAGAGTTGATTTTCGCTGTCAAGTGGCAGATGAAGTTCCCGAATATTTGTAAATGgtcttcttctggtactttctcatcaaaatttGTCACCTGTGTTATCTCCGGTAATACGAGTGGTCAAATCGACATCGAAGCTTATCAGGCTTCTGAAAGTGCCGAAGGTTTAGTAAAAGCCGATCTCATTTCTCCTTCCACTCATCCTAATCAGGTATTCATTAATGAACAGGATGAGGAAAGATATGTGCCCGATATAATGTATAGAATGATTAACGAGTACGGACTGGaggtgaaaagaaatgcaAAGCCAAGTTTCCCCGTCGAGTATCTTTTGGTGTCTCTCACACATGGATTTCCAGAGGCCCCATCACCGTTCTTTAAGGATTCTGAAAAGTTTGCTATTGAAAGTAGGAACTACATTGATGAGGTGGCTACCATGTCTGATATTAAGGAACACTTCAATATCAAAAATGATCCAACTGAGTTCACATCTAGGCTTAGCAATTTCCATCTACTCAACTATTTGTTGAACAATTTGCAAGTTTTGGGTGCTCCTGAACGAGCTTTAATCATCAAGATAGTGAAGGAATTTGCTTCTGGTGACGTAAACACCGCCAAAGCTGATTCGTTCAATCTCCTAGAGTCTCCTGGTTGGAAatcattgaaaatgatagtGGATATGGGATACTAGTTTTAATAATCAAATCTTAGCTATATATGGTCTTATTTTCTTATCGTAATTACTGTTTGGAGCGATTAGAAAACCatggttttttttttaggaGTACAtaatcttttctttgttcaagaaatccaaaGTCTTATCAGTTCAGGGTATGAAGAGATTTAgtgcaaagaaagatgcGGTGCTAGCGCATGAGGAAGACGATCAGATTGAGAAATTTGTTGAGGTACGCCCGGATGCAAGTACAGACATCCAGGCTCGATCTTCGTCGTTGGAGATAAAAACTCCTCTATTACAAATAACTACCGGGAAATCATATGATGCTTTTGCtcatgaagatgaagacaaGTTTCCTGACGGAGGTTGGAGGGCTTGGACTGTAGTTTTAGGCTCGAGTCTTGGATTGATGACTGTGTTTGGAATAATGCAAACCATTAGTAGTATTCAAGTGTTTGTGAGTAATAACATGTTGAAGGATGTGAAGATGTCGGCCACTTCATGGATTTTCTCCCTTTACATGTTCTTTAATTTGAGTATGGGTATAGTGGCTGGTCCATTGTTCGACATTTACGGTATCAAAAAGGTTCTTATACCTGGTATGCTACTCAATTGCATTGGTCTATATGCAACTGCGTTCTCTACCAAGCTTTGGCATTTTATTCTAAGTTTTGGATTCGCCAGTGGTATTGGTTCTGgcatgatgatgaatccCCTTATGTCTGTAATTAGCCATTGGTTCcttagaagaagaggaatcgCCAACGGTTTTGCTCAGGCTGGTTCTATTGCCGGCGTATTGTTTCCCATTATGCTCAGATCTCTATATCCAAAGCTCGGTTATTCTAGTTCCATGTGCATTATGGCTTCAATTTGtgtctttctttgttttcttAGCTTCTTCCTTGTTCAGGATCGCCGAAGTGTCCTGACAGACAAGGACACGGTTAAAGGTAGGTCGCTTTGGAAAAACATCCGTATGGTATTAGACTTTAGATCTTTCAAGGAGAAGCCGTTTTCTTTGTTGGTAGTGgctcttttctttaacGAGTTCTCTCTATTACTTGTCATCACCTATATCGGTACCTATGGAGAAGTAAGAGGGATGTCCGAATCGGATTCGTACCTTCTAGTCACTGCAATGAATGCTGCCGGAGTTGTTGGTAAACTTGTTCCAAACTACTTTAGCGATAAGATTGGTCGGTTTAATGTGATGATTCTTGTATCATCAATAATGACCATCTCTATTTTTGCTCTATGGCTACCCTACTATAACAGGGCGGCATTGTATACTTTTTCGTGCATTTATGGGTTTGCATTCGCCGGTTCTTACTCGATGACACCTGTTACGATCTCACAGATATCTCTTACGAGACAGTTTGGTTCTAGGTATGCCACCGCCTATCTAGTCGTGGCCTTCGGTAATTTGATTTCCATGCCCATTGGTTCTCAGTTTATTAATCAGCAAACCATTCATGGTTATAATAATATGATTATCTTCGCTGGTTGTACAACATTGATTGCCAcaactttcttcattctctctAGAACCTCGATTGTTGGCAGATGCCTGTTTAAGTTTGTTTAGATCATTCCGAAAGGTCTAGCACTGTTTGTCTGAAGGGGTAGTAAATATTTCTTATGCAAGTCTCGTTAAACCATGTTGCTTTGAATAGAGTTGCTTATTTATCTGtagtgaaaagaaaaaaggcTTGGATCGTACTTTCCACAATTGCTATCACGAACAGCAACGAATTTGCGAATGTTAACCCCACATTCATCAACTATATAAAGTGGTCAAATTCTTATAAGTAACTTCTCTACAAGACAATGAGTTCTAAATTATTCGTTAATCAGTTACGTCTACTGCATATTGGTTCAAAACGTCAAATGTCTGATactggaagaaagaaatttACTGACAAAGTCTCTGAAGCTGTTCAGCCTGAGAACGACAAGTCTGGCTATCAAAAGGTGAAGGAGTCAGCTACTGATGCTGCAGATAAGCTTGCTAAAAACGTTCAAAAAGATAGTGACAAAGGAGTGTTTCAGAAGATCTCCGATACTCTCAGCGGTAACAAAAAATGAGGGATATAGCCCAAGATGATTATTTGTTATTTGCCATCACCGATTTCGAGTGTGTGATCACTTActtattcaacttctttttcttgaataCATATTTTCCATTCTAAAAACTCATGAAAGTAAACCAAATTGTAGATCTGAGTGACTAGTCAGATTTAGTGCGACTGCAAAGTTTGTCGCGATGACTTCGCGATGAGTCCGGGAAAGTTGAAAAACCAGCCCCGCCTATTCAGAGGTGATCTAGTCAAATTATATTTTATTATAAAGTATATTCGTCATGTAAGTAAAGATAATGCTAAGTTGTAACTAGtagctttttctttgaacaTATATCAAAGACAATGACATCTGTTTATCCGCCTGTGAACGTTCCTACCAAAATGTCAAGTCCTGGTGTTTTAGATAAGCGTCtaaatttcttgaagaggtATAATATCCTaagaaatcagaagaatGTAAGCCATAAATCATCTGGTTTTTCACCGAAGAATCCAATTATACTaatggaagatgaagacagAGTGAACAAAAGTGATGCTAGCCTTAAAGCAGGTGACATGGCGAGCAGCCAAAGAGCTAGTCAAAGAGATGGCAATAAAACTCGTCGCAAGACAAGTGGCAGTGGAGGTTTCCGGAAATCTGGCAGAGGAAACCTCGGTAAAAGTCTTCATAGGGGTCCTCGAAGCTTCGGCTTGTTAGGCAAGGAAGTTGCAGAGATGGAGCCTTTCATGAATAATAGCGAGAGTAATGATTTTggagaagacgaagatcgagctgaggaagaagagaagtatTATACTTTCCAAGCACAGGTGCCTAAAAGGATACCCATGGTGCCTAAGAAGaatgctgaagaagagctcTTTGTTGTACCTACACAAAataaattcttcaaattcttttCGAGTCCtgcagagaagaagataaggtTGGGAAACATCAAGCAGAGACTGGGATGGGGCAGTGAACATCAGCCTATGAATCTGGACTTGTTTGACACCGATATTCCATCAATGCCTATGGTGaattcttttgaaagaaacaaCGGTGAATGGTGGGAAGATCAGGACCAGGATCAGGACCAAGACCAGGATCAGGACCAAGACCAGGACCGGGATCAGAAAGACAGTCCCCTTAGCAAGAATGTAAGTGAAACCGGCATTTCCTTTACCGATAACTGCCCAGAAATGTTTCGGATGTCTGGAAATTCTGAAGTGGCGCATCCTTCTTCGATAAGGCATGTTCAAAGACGTAACGAGAAATATGTCGGGCCTGATGGTCAAACAAGGCATGTTATTCAAGAGGAGTTCATAGAAAGAGCGGAGAGAGGTGGTGATTTCAATACCAACAAGTTGTTCCGTGGTGTATGCAAAAACGGAGGTAAGGGGTTTCCCCAGAATATGTGTAACAGGGACCCTGCAGAGCAGGCCCGTAGGGAAGCACTCGACAGAAATATGAGAGAGTACCAGTACTTCCTGAACGGAGTAGCACTACCTTCTCCCTCCAAGCACCATAGGGCCTCCAAGCTATTCTCGGCCATGAAGTCCTCgctttcttcatcttcgtcttcacTATCAAGCAAGCATTCACGTTATATCAATGACCGTATTCCTAGACGTCTTGCAGGAAAGGGCCGAAACCAAACGAATCTaggatttgaaagaaagttTCAGCAGTTCATGCAAACCAACTACAATCTGCAGATCTTGGAATTCCATCATAAAGTGAGGCAGTTTATGTCCCTGATTCCAATAATCTCTTACATAGAGCCTGCTTTAGCGTTATTTGAAGTCGCTATACCTACCGATGACACCATTAGAAGCACTAGTGGTACAGCTATCATGATCGCTATCATCGATGGGCTTGTTGCTTTGATATCATTGTACTGGGCCATCAGATTCTACATGCTAATAACAAAGTTTCTGGAGCGTCTTTTTTGGATATTTGTTAAGATTGGGCTACtctgaagttgaataaTTTAGtaataatgaagatgatagtGATACCTCATGGCAATCAGAATCAAATGTATAAAAAATGTAGAAAATAAAACCAATAATAAAGGAGGATAAACAAAAGATAAAACCTGAGAAAAGACAAACTCATGACAATCCAAACAAATAATGAGAGCCTAAAGATATGAATACATCCTGTTCGGACCAGACACTATGCTTTCCATCTAAATTCCAGCGATCTGCTTACGTGCCTTCTCGATCTCGTCAATCACGACTTGAACACCGTTTTCAAGAGTATCCAAGTTTTCCTCGAGGGCAGATTCAGCGATTCTGACAGAGCGTTCCAAATCCTCTGTCTCGTTGTCATCACCAGAACCCCAGAAACCTTTAAGTTCCTTTCCAGCAccattgaagatgagaaggtTGGGAGTACCGTCTTCAGGAATGTCACCCAATGTGTCCTTGGTTCCAAACTTGATGAgatccttcttcaactcctcgGGAGTAATCAAGCTGGATTTGAACAAAGAGTCCTCTTCTGGTTGCAAAGACAAGAAATAGGTCAGCAATCCACAGACATGGGG
The sequence above is a segment of the Brettanomyces nanus chromosome 4, complete sequence genome. Coding sequences within it:
- the GAS3 gene encoding putative 1,3-beta-glucanosyltransferase gas3 (CAZy:GH72~EggNog:ENOG41); this translates as MVCFKNSVFKSICAALMLAATTEAMMPIKIVGSRFIKPSYNKTDEGEVFFIKGVDYQPGGSSAYTQDGKTDVLSDANVCLRDAFALQQLGANTIRIYTINPSINHDKCMSIFDAAGIYVLVDVNSPFYNESLNRDDPDTSYNYWYIQRVFQVIDAFKGYSNLLGFISGNEVINDESSAKTVPPYLRAVQRDMKQYISSNANRTIPVGYSAADVVSMRAATWEYFNCNIDGEDDDDSKADFFGLNSYEWCSGTSDWKSAGYSDVNSTFQDATIPVFFTEYGCNKNTPRTFDEVSEGVFGGLVNTLSGGLIYEYSEESSDYGLVDISSGDLEMEDDFANLKSQYANSSIPVISLDEVEEPDVFKCTAKNITSLYSKFDADFDLPSQPGGIPNLIKYGVNNTNIGKMVSLTDRATNYSISNSDDDEYSNVSISIDYHYTISNLDTSATAGSSSGSAAATKTSSSSSKGDAVAVGSPSCFGALFAAVGFGALALL
- a CDS encoding uncharacterized protein (BUSCO:EOG09343ZZG~EggNog:ENOG41), whose translation is MSGYSFYDLSMESTKHSMSQADENILARQRRFREQPRKMLFDPLHGIQPPTYDQVFSSDNKSLKSSRRDVSYRAINKIIAGVKVPKRPVEPDSCCMSGCVNCVWDLFSEDLDFWKTKTLQAVQALEKQGDDVKEQWPLGFDPAPRNLDIKYIPMELRSKKGETQVRYEMPIGLQVLREFEKKKQMEKEKRLLRRRIDKLIERDIKGYTDVYMQQTSK
- a CDS encoding uncharacterized protein (BUSCO:EOG09340ZJS) gives rise to the protein MIIRFRSKDGVFRVNAEASTLFGDLLAQLLSKSLPDVDLNTVKVSSDSTNSDQTLASSYERKTAAELGLENGAMLYLTYAKGASGTNGSAVSINGKSEPVKVSSTTVEIKSTTTSSDQLSIDDKLDKDKGLIQRKRSTFCRHNEKGMCEYCSPLPPWDKSYQEEHSIKHVSFHAHVNEVNTQVNKTESISSYIAPLHQSNFKIDRHCINGHKPWPKGICSKCQPPAITLQTQKFRMVDHVEFQDSEIVNDFINAWRLSGSQRIGLMVGSYDRYTEVPLGIKAKVEAIYELPQLDREDGLVLQKWEDEDKVIQLVHDMGLVPVGIIFTDLIDAGKGDGSVICKRHKDSFFLSSLELIFAVKWQMKFPNICKWSSSGTFSSKFVTCVISGNTSGQIDIEAYQASESAEGLVKADLISPSTHPNQVFINEQDEERYVPDIMYRMINEYGLEVKRNAKPSFPVEYLLVSLTHGFPEAPSPFFKDSEKFAIESRNYIDEVATMSDIKEHFNIKNDPTEFTSRLSNFHLLNYLLNNLQVLGAPERALIIKIVKEFASGDVNTAKADSFNLLESPGWKSLKMIVDMGY
- a CDS encoding uncharacterized protein (EggNog:ENOG41); amino-acid sequence: MRTDIQARSSSLEIKTPLLQITTGKSYDAFAHEDEDKFPDGGWRAWTVVLGSSLGLMTVFGIMQTISSIQVFVSNNMLKDVKMSATSWIFSLYMFFNLSMGIVAGPLFDIYGIKKVLIPGMLLNCIGLYATAFSTKLWHFILSFGFASGIGSGMMMNPLMSVISHWFLRRRGIANGFAQAGSIAGVLFPIMLRSLYPKLGYSSSMCIMASICVFLCFLSFFLVQDRRSVLTDKDTVKGRSLWKNIRMVLDFRSFKEKPFSLLVVALFFNEFSLLLVITYIGTYGEVRGMSESDSYLLVTAMNAAGVVGKLVPNYFSDKIGRFNVMILVSSIMTISIFALWLPYYNRAALYTFSCIYGFAFAGSYSMTPVTISQISLTRQFGSRYATAYLVVAFGNLISMPIGSQFINQQTIHGYNNMIIFAGCTTLIATTFFILSRTSIVGRCLFKFV